CCTCGATGCCTCTGCTGTAACACTCGACAGCCGCCTCGTACTTCCCCTCTTTGAAATAACCGTTCCCCTGAAAGACACGTCCGGCAGTGAACTTAAGACGGCGCCCTCCATTTGCGAGCTGAACGACAGGAAGTCGATGCGCGCGtaaacagtgacatcacacaggaAGATTCCGTAAACACAATCGCCTTGCGAAACAACAGAAGAGACAAGCCCACTCTGTCTTTCTGCGTCACCGCCTCCTGCTTCCGCTGCTGCGCCTCCACGGCAGCAGCCTCCTTCGGCTGCCTGCTTTCCTTCGGGGCTCCAGGCTCTTGTTTTCCAAGGCTCTGAAAGcagtcagaaaaaaagaaaaacccagtCGATAAACAAGACGACCTGAAACCGAGGGTCAGTGGCAAAAACGACGGCGCTCACCTCTTTGATTTTCTGCGCTTCGTTTAGAGCTTCCGTGTTCTCGGGGTCGAGCCGGAGAACCGTCTCGTAATCTGTTGAGAAGCAGATTCACTATTagacgtttcgcctctcatccaacaccccccccccccccccctttataaATGCTAATGACTCCCGAGGAGTCTTTGTTCCGGTAGTTTCCGGTCATgttggatgagaggagaaaggcccagttgattctttgttctCACTCTTCCTGATTGACCCCTGACCTGCCGGATTGGGAACCGACGCGCTCTAAACTCTAAACAtcgtagttgttgttgttgttgttggttgtttttttttaccttctaaAGCAGATTGATAATTCTTCAGAGCGAAACGCGCCGCTCCTCTCCGTGCGTACGCTTTGTGATAACTGCTGTCCAGGGCGATGGCCAAGCTGCAGTCGGACTCTGCCACAGCGAACCTGCAAAGAACAGCCCGTTAtcgatagagccccccccccccacgtttgCTATTACTTACTTTTTGAGCCGGTAGAAGGAGGCGGCTCGGTTCGTAGGAAGCGCGGGGTCGTACGGATCGGCTTCCATCCCTCTGGTGTAACATTCGACGGCATCGTTGTACTTCCCCTCTTTGAAGAACGTGTTTCCctacataaaaagaaaataacctGCTTTTAATAACGGGTCCTTGCTTCTCTTTGTCCTCTGACGTACGTCATGAAGGATTCACCATCTCTTTCTCAGCGAGCGCTTTCCCCCGATCCACTCCGGCGTCCTCCGAGTCCGACGCGTTGGACTCTGGAGGACTCTCCTCCTTGTCGACCTCTGACAGAGCCTTCTCCTGCGAGCACAGAGGCGCACGTCTTTAATCCGGAGGCGCACTTCACAACTGACCACCTTTTTATAAGAACGCGTTAGCCACCACGTCAAACTTGTCCCATGTCCGATAATCATATGACTTTATCCTGGGATGTTTCTGGGCCTCGTCTCCACTGCCTGTCGGCTCCTTTTTTCTCGTTCCTTTCATCTTAGCTTTGTAGTCTTTGTTGCGCACAGCTGGGAGCTTTTCCTACAAAACAGAAGCATCAAGATGattacgcaaaaaaaaaaaaaatagaatagatCATCCGAAAACGTGATTTGTTCTTCGGACTGATGGATGAACGGAAACGGAAGAGACAAACCTGGGGCCCCCGCGGTCCTCCTGTCTTCAGGTCCTCGTCCTTCTTCTTCGTGTCCGTCTCCCAGCTCTCCAGATCCTTAATGAAACTGAGCATATCCTCGGTATTTTGCCGCATTTGAAGCTGCAACTCAAAAGCTTTGCCTCCCCCGGACATGTTGCTCGCATACATTTTGTGTTATACGCTCGCTAACACTCGTTCTTGTAGGATTTAGCTTGGGTGttgcagctaaatgctaaacgcGTTTAGCATACAGGTGGCTAGCCAGCTAGCCCGCAGGAATACGAAGCGTCGACGCAGAAAGTAAAGGCTTCTTTAGTCGGTTTACCTTGAAAAATACcggattatttttttaattcgtTTGTAGATAATGGTTGATAACGTATCTGTAGCTAATCCGGCTAAACAGAGCAGGACGTGCGACGTCGTTCAACGCGCTCTGTTTATGTTCGGAGCCATGACAGCCATGTCCCAGCAGCCTTTGCGCTACTAGTCTCGCGTCGCACGTAAACAAAGATCGTCTATAATTTGATGATCGATATTATCCGGTACGGTCCCTGGATTTAAAGTAAACAGCGAACCATCAACCCAAACTGTACAGGGAAAATGCAACTGAATACTAACGTGAAAACAGTTTTTATGGCTTTTTGCTTTATCATAATAAAACTACGAGTCGTAATATCAAATGTAAATCGGACTACACGGAGAACTGACCTTTTTCACCACTTTCCGCCTCTTCACGATTCTCCTAATAGACGATCTAAACTATAcgaatctgtaaaaaaaacaaaaaacctttaatttatatttttcataCATAAAATTAAAGTGTATATTCCTTGATTTATTTGGAAAGCCTAAATTCTAATTAATgtaaacaaaaatatttcaccCACACCTTTACCTTTGACCTCTTTGCTACCACGTGATCTCCAAAACAGCGATGACCTCTCCCCCCAGCTAGCGGTAGCTAACCAGTGCGACTTCTGGTAGCATTTCCTACAATGGACAAGGATAAACCGGAGGAGGATTATGGATACGGTCTATTCCCAGAGAGACACAAGAGCAAGTACAGAAAGGGATCAATCGCGGAGGGGCTGTTCACTTTCAATCGCAAATGTCGGCTCATGTTAGCTTACACAATGGAAATGAGTGAGTAtcccagctagctagctagctagcaacCTTCCATCGGCTCGTGAACGCTGGGCTAAATGTCTGAGAGGGAGTTCTCCCCGACGGGTCTGGCGTTCACGCGCGTTTATGCGTGATCTGCGGGTCTTCCTGTTTAACGCCACTAATAAATGCTTTATCCTGTTCTCCTCGCCCTTCCAGGCCCGTTCGCCAAACTGCTCCTCAGCGCCATGAAGAGTTCTGGATGGTagggaaccattttaaaccggAGCCCAGTCTGTTCGGCCTTTGTTGATCTTACACTGTAAACCTTTTACAGTGTAATTTTCTTACTATTTACATAGAACATGCCCTTAATAGTCTGTTATTTATGCTCTTAGCATCCATGCACACAATAAAACTACGTGTGATCCTGTTTTACTTCATTCTGAGCCCATTTATTTGGCACCGGGCTCACTTTGCTCTCTCCCCTGAACGCAGCCAAGCGTTTCCAGACCGGCACTTCTCTTGTGAGGATTGTGACGGGAAGGTCAGCGGCGGCTTCGATGCAGCTTCCTCTCAGGTGAGCGGAGAAGCCCTTTCTCATTAACGAAGACGGCCGAACGCACCAGCTCGACGTGATGGAGCTCTGCTTCGCGTTTACAGATCGTTCTGTGTCAGAACAGCATCCACCGACAAGCCCACATGACCCAGGTGGTGACGCACGAGCTCGTTCACGCCTTCGACCACTGCCGCGCTAAAGTCGACTGGTTCAACAGCTTCAGGCATCTGGCTTGTTCCGAGGCGAGTCCGGCTCCGTTCCTGCACTTTGCTTATCCGCGTGGTAATAAATGATTCGTCCCTGTTATAACACAAACGCCCCCGGCGCGTACAGCCCGGCCTGggcccgaacccgaacccaaaaCGCACCGATTCGTGTTGAAAATCTGGATCTTTCTTAGAATAAGTTTTAGATCGTACCAAATGGCAGTAAATGATGATTGgatgtttgatttgattgataCATGTCGAGTTATAAAATCTTCTGTTGTTATTCCAGATTCGGGCAGCGAACCTCAGCGGAGAGTGTTCCTTTCAGAACGAAATGGGCCGATTGAACTTCGGCGTGAAGGCGCATCATCAGGTGCCGGCGCTGGGATGAATCGCCGCTTCCTGTTCGTTCGTGTCTCCGGGCTGAgcttgacctttttttttgacaggagTGCGTCAGAGGCTGCGCCCTTCGCTCCATCCTGGCTGTGAGGAACATCAGCCGAGAGGAGGCGACGAAGATCCTCGACGAGGTCTTCGACACGTGTTTTAACGACCATGCTCCGTTTGGACGGATCCCGCACAGCAAGAAAGATGctcagttcgcctacagggatCACGTGAACAGAGATCGGTACAATGCTAACCTTTAGCGTTGCCGCTCTCACGTGTAAACTGCCCGAAGGGGCTTTGACTGGCAGCTGTGGACGACGTGGAAACCAACGTGTCCCTTCAGCGGATCTGGCGCTGAGATTCTTCGGAGCGGAGACGTATTTCATCTTCGTACTCCGGACGTTCATTCTGTAGAAGTGAAGCGGCGCCATAAACGAGGCCCCGGTGAGACGTTCGTCTGTTTTCAGGTGCTTTTAAGAAACTACAGGAGATCCTTCGTCACTTATTCCATGTAAATACAGCTGATACAGAATATGCTATACAGAATCGACTCGTTGAAATTAAAGTTTGAATCCAATGAAATGTCTCGTCCTTTTCCCCAGGACTAGACATCGGTACAAAATCAGCATATTACCGATTCATAAAGAATTCATGCATTTCATCCTCGGAAAAGATTTGTTTAAATTAACCTGTGAGGCGAGGAGTGTTAGCAAAGTGACAAAAGTTCTTCAGCAACACGGTCGACTTGGCGGATATCTGCGCCGTGGCGCTAAAATGTCGCAGCTGACATCTTTATTGGACGTTAGCATTTGAAGAATCTCATATCCTTCCCCGGAGATTAATGAGGGGAGAAGTTATAAGGGAATTACCGGTAGTCTCATAATCCCACACACACGCGTCATCCTCCTCTGCCTATCTCAAAGACGACACCCTCTGCATCATAATCGCGTTCACTTTGTGTCAATAGAGGAGCTCTAAAGTCTTAAGAGGATTAGGTTCATTATCGGAGGCCTAACAGAGAACATGTAGAATACAAACTCGAGGTGTCGGCATCGGAGTGAGACAAACACGGACACGAGACAATATTCTGTAAACATGCTAgataaagaataaacaaaacgatataattatttttccaaCAGTTAGAACAAGCTTGTTGATTTGTAAGTTGTTGTATTTCATTCTTAAGCGCACATCGCAGGGCAGACAtgctgaggtcagaggtcaagagTCCTTGTCAGTCCTTGCCGATGCTACCTAGTAAGCTACGGCGGCGGTTTTGGTCGTGTTTATACCCTTTTCGCTTTATTTCGTAATCATCTGTGAGAACGACGAGGCTTTTTAGACACCAAATCCAAGCCGCAGCtttcaagtaaaaataaaatacatatttaatcaGGGAAATTACATCAGATGGATTTTAGGACCGTCTATTATTCGACATTACCGGCAGCCCAGAAGTTCCTGTTTTACAGCTGCAGTACCGTTTCTGCGCGGTAGATGGCGCCCCAATCCCCCCATCCTCGAATAGAACCA
This portion of the Brachionichthys hirsutus isolate HB-005 chromosome 22, CSIRO-AGI_Bhir_v1, whole genome shotgun sequence genome encodes:
- the atp23 gene encoding mitochondrial inner membrane protease ATP23 homolog — its product is MDKDKPEEDYGYGLFPERHKSKYRKGSIAEGLFTFNRKCRLMLAYTMEMSPFAKLLLSAMKSSGCQAFPDRHFSCEDCDGKVSGGFDAASSQIVLCQNSIHRQAHMTQVVTHELVHAFDHCRAKVDWFNSFRHLACSEIRAANLSGECSFQNEMGRLNFGVKAHHQECVRGCALRSILAVRNISREEATKILDEVFDTCFNDHAPFGRIPHSKKDAQFAYRDHVNRDRYNANL